The segment CCATTGAAGGTGATTTTGCGCTTACCTGAAATGCCATAGATAAGGGACGGTCCACCTCCGGCAAAAAAACCGGTTACCTTATTTTGCTTATACATCAGCTGAACGGGAATTTCAATATAGTTAATGCTCATCAGGGTGACGGTTATATCACCATTAACGTCATCCAATTCATCCCGCCAACGTTTATTCAGTAAATTCAATGAAGGTTGAAGCACCAGAAAGGGCGCAATCCTTTTGTTATAGGTCAGCCCTACAGTATACCCAACAGAACTCCCTACCAGGTCTTCCCCATCATCGGTTAAAAAGGAATCTCCATTAAGGGCAGTGGCGCCCGCCTGTATACCCATTTGGGCTTGTAACTCATTGATCATCAGCAGACCAAGAATAACAAGGGTTAAGTTTAGTGTTTTCATAGAGGGTCAAAATCTTGTTGGTAAGGGGATGTAGAACGCACTAGTTAAAAATAGCAATAATCAGATCATTAACCGATATGACCCTCGCCTGCCAAATTTCAATAGTCAGCATGGGAGGTGTGTTGGCCCAAAATCAGGTGATTTTAACGGGATTTTTGGCATAAAATGTAAAAAAGTGGGAGAAAGTGGTTGAAAGTGGTTTAAAAATACTTATGTTTGTTTAATAAGGAATGGACAACCACTACGTCAATGACCTTTTTCACCAGTGAATATGAAAGTAAGCTCGATGCCAAAGGCAGATTGGTTCTGCCTGCGCGCGTAAAGGCTCAACTGCCTGCCAGTCCGTCAGGCGGGCCCGAAGGGGATAGTGAGCTTGTATTGCGCAGGGGGTTTGAGCGTTGCCTCATACTCTATCCCATGGTGGAATTCAAGAAGGTGTTCTCAAAAATTTCCGGATTGAGCGAGTTTAACGAGGAGTACCGCACGCTTCAGCGCAACTTTTTCAGTGGCACGGCCACGGTTGAGCTTGATGGCAACGGTCGTTTTTTACTTCCCAAAAACATGCTCACCTATGCCCAACTCGAAAAAGATGTGATGCTGGTAGGAATGGGCAACAAAGTTGAAATCTGGAATCCCACACTCTACGAGAAACACCTGATCGCAGACCCAAGTGAGTTGTCGAAACTGGCGCAGAAATACTTAGACCATTAGCTACAAGCCGCAAGCTTTTAGCTTCTAGATAGTAAGCGATGAAAAATTTTAAGAAGCTTAAAATCTGGCAGAAAGGAATGGAGTTGGTGGCTCTGACGTATGAGTTGGCAGGTAAACTTCCGAAAGAGGAGCAATTTGGCTTGAAAAGCCAAACGACTCGGGCGGCAGTTTCAATTCCTTCAAACATTGCAGAAGGCAGTGCAAAAAACAGTAAGAAGGAGTACGTGCAGTTTCTGGAGTATTCAATGGGATCTGCTTTTGAACTGGAGACTCAGGTATTGATAATTGACATGCTGAATTATGGGGATAGTGAGTTGAGAAAAAGGTTGCTTTTGGGTATAGATGAAGAGCAAAAAATGATTCAATCATTTATACAAAAAGTAAAGATTGGATGACTAGCAACTTGAAACTCGAAACTCATGGCTATCACAAGCCGGTAATGTTAAAAGAGTGCATTGATGCACTAAAGATAAACCCCGAAGGAACGTACGTAGATGCGACTTTCGGTGGTGGCGGACATAGTCTGGCTATGTTGGAACACATAAAAGGCGGTCGGTTGATCGCTTTCGATCAGGATGAAGATGCCCAGCGTGAGGCAACAAAAATCACGCACCGTTCTTTCACATTCTGTCACGCCAACTTCAGGCACCTCAAACGGTTTTTGAAGTTGAATGGAGTAACCAAAGTGAACGGCATACTGGCCGATCTTGGAATTTCTTCTCATCAGATAGATGAACCGACACGCGGCTTTTCAACCCGGTATGATGGCCCGCTGGATATGCGAATGGATAAAAACGGCCCGGTAACCGCTGCCAAAGTGGTAAGCGAATATGATGAGGCAGCGCTGCATAAAATACTGGGCATGTATGGTGAAGTGAAAAATGCCAGAACAGTTGCCAAAGCTATCGTTCAGGAACGTGCAACAAAAAAAATTACACGTACCGAAGATTTAAGACAGTTGCTTAGCCGGTTTGCTCCGCGTGGAAAAGAAAATAAATACTTCGCCCAGGTGTTTCAGGCGTTGCGCATTGAAGTGAATAACGAAATGCAGGCGCTTGAAGATTTTTTGCACCAGGCGGGCGAAGTGATAGAGCCCGGAGGACGATTGGTGGTGATGTCGTACCACTCATTGGAAGACAGGATGGTAAAAAATTTTATTAACAAAGGAAAGGTGTACGGAGAAGTGGAGAAAGATTTTTACGGAAACGTACTCAAACCCTTCGAAGCTGTAAACCGGAAACCGATTGAAGCTTCGGAAGAAGAGATAGAACAAAACAAAAGAGCACGAAGTGCAAAACTTAGAATAGCAGAAAAGAAATAGTTGATCGTTGATGGTTGTTCGTTATTCGCGAACATCCAACAACGAACAACGAACAACGATGTAGAATGGCCGACAACAAATTCAGAATTGAACCAAAACTAAAAAGCTCCGGAAGAAGTGTTGGAAGTGGTGTGTTCTCGACAATTGAAAAAAAGCTTAAGCTTGAAAATTACTTTGAGGAGGGTTTTCCGGTTCAACATCTGCCGAAGATAATTTTTGTAATGGTGCTGGGGCTGTTGTACATCAGCAATACACACTATGCAGAAAAGACCGTAAGGAAGATAAATGCTATGCAGGCTGAAGTGGAAGATTTGCGGGCCGACTATACAACCAAAAAAGCCGACCTGATGTATGCCAGCAAGCAATCGGAAGTGGCGCGTAAGGTTAGCGTCCACGGATTGAAAGAAACCTTGAAACCACCTTATAAAGTAGTAGTGAAGAAAAGTGAATATTAAGAAATCGATATTACTGCGTGTTCGTGTAGCCTTTTTGTTTGTGCTGTTGTTTGCCATTGCTGTGGTGGTGAAAATCAGCCACATACAAATGGTTGAAGGAGAGAAGTGGGTGCAAATGGGCGAGCAGATTTCTTTTGACTATAAGAAAGTTAAAGCTACCCGTGGTAACATCTATTCGGATAATGGAAGTTTACTGGCAACCTCCCTGCCTTTTTATAAGGTTGCTTTTGATGCCACCCTTCCAAACGAAAAAGTATTTAAAGAAGGTGTTGATTCTCTGGCGCGCAAACTGGCTTCATACTATAGAGATAAGTCTTACCTCGACTATAAGCGTATTCTCATTGATGCCCGCACATCGGGCAAGCAGTACATCATTGTTAATCGTAAGCAAATCAGCTATCAGGATAAAAAAATGATGACTGAATGGCCAATCTTTCGTGAAGGTCGCTTGCGTGGAGGCGTAATTTTTGAAAAAGTGGATATCCGGTATCGTCCGTTTGCTAACCTGAGTAAGCGCACTATTGGTTTTGTAAATGAAAACGAAAAAGGTGCCGGACTGGAATACAGTTTTAATGATCAGCTAAGCGGTCAGGATGGCTATGCGTACTATCAGAAAATTGCGGGTGGGGTTTGGAAACCGGTTTTTGATACTGAAAACGTAAAAGCCATTAATGGCCTGGATATTCAGACAACATTAGACATCAACCTTCAGGATGTTTCCGAAACGGCATTGCATAAGGCGATGATGCAGCACAATGCTGATGATGGGCTGGTGGTGGTGATGGAAGTAAAAACTGGCGCTGTTAAAGCCATTGCCAACCTGAGCAGTGATGGCCGTGGAAACTTTTACGAAAAATTCAATTATGCTACCGGTGGGTTGTTTGAGCCGGGCTCCACATTCAAGTTAATTACTATGATTGCCCTGTTGGAAGACAGTAACATGGAGTTGTCGGATAGTATTGATACCGGCAATGGTGAATTTAAGTTTTATAAAAACACCGTTCGCGATCATGAAAAGGGTGGCCTTGGAAAAATAACTGTTCGTCAGGCATTCGAGCATTCATCCAACGTAGCCATGGCCAGGCTGGCCGATAAAAATTTTGGTTTACGCCCACAGAAATTCATGGATCATGTTGAACGTTTGAAAATCCATCAACCCTTGGGTATTCAGATAACGGGTGAGCCTCACCCTAAATTCAAATGGCCCGGACAAAAAGGTTGGAGTGGTATCAGTTTACCGTGGATGGCGTATGGCTATGGAATTGAAATCACGCCCTTACATACCTTGGCTATGTACAATGCAGTTGCCAATAATGGAAAAATGATCAGGCCTGTTTTTGTGGAGTCTGTAAAACGGGCTGATCGCGAAAAGGAAAATTATGAGACCGATGTGATTGTAAGCAAAATTTGTTCTGACAAAACCTTGAATAAGGTTAAGCTTTTGCTCGAGGGTGTGGTGGAGAACGGCACAGCTAAAGGAATAAAGGGAACACACTATCGTATTGCTGGAAAAACCGGAACGGCTCAAATTCTGGAGAATGGTAAGTATACCAAGAAGTACATCACATCTTTTGTTGGTTATTTCCCGGCACATGCACCAAAGTATTCAGCTATTGTGCTGATTAAAAATCCACGTGGCTGGCATCAATACGGAAGTAATGTAGCCGCCCCGGTCTTTAAAGAAATTGCCGACAACATTTATTCCCGCGACATCAACCTGCAATTGGCGATGGAGAAAAAATATGTTGAGCCCGGTGTATTTCCGGTTATCCGCGCAGGTAATCAGGAGGAGTTAACCATGCTTTGTAATGTGCTCGGCATTTCAAATCATTCATCTTCTGAGGAAGATTGGGTAAGAAGCTCCATCAATGGCAATTCAATCAGTTGGAAGAAGAATACAATCGGGCAGGGTATTGTGCCCGATGTAGAAGGAATGACTTTTCGTGATGCCCTTTACTTGTTGGAGCAAGCGGGTTTGAAAGTAATATATGAAGGAAAGGGAAGGGTAAAGAGCCAGTCGATTACGGCAGGCGGTAAAGTTTCAAAAGGCGACAGAATTTATATACAACTGGGGTAGCCAGTATTGAAAAGAAATGACTGAACTGAAGGATATATTATACAAAGTGTCACTCACCTCAACCTCCGGTAATATGGATGTAGCGGTGAGCGGTATATGCTTTGATTCACGAAAAGTAAAGCCCGGATTTTTATTTGTGGCTGTTAAAGGCACACAGTCGGACGGGCACCAGTTTATTTCAAAAGCGGTGGATTTAGGAGCGAGCGCAATTGTTTGTGAAACTTTACCTGAAACCCTATATGAAAAAACAACCTACGTCACAGTTAAAGATAGCGCGAAATCGCTGGGAATTATTGCTGCTAACTTTTTTGGCAATGCGTCACAAAAATTAAAGCTGATTGGTGTAACCGGTACGAACGGAAAAACAACCGTGGCTACATTGTTGTACAAGTTGTTCGGTTCGTTAGGTCATCGGTGCGGCTTGATTTCCACGGTAGAGTATCGCATTGTTGACCAGGTGTTGCCCTCTACGCATACCACACCTGATCCGGTTCAACTCAATGAACTTCTTAAGAACATGGTGGATGCTGGTTGTACTTACGCCTTTATGGAGGTCAGTTCACATGCCATCGATCAGGAACGCATTGCGGGGTTGAAGTTTGCCGGGGCAATTTTTACCAACATCACCCACGATCACCTGGATTACCATAAGACCTTTGAAAACTATATCAAGGCAAAGAAGAAATTCTTTGATGAATTAAGTGGTGATGCCTTCGCACTTGTAAATGCTGATGATAAACGCGGCATGGTAATGCTTCAAAACACAAAAGCTACCAAGTACACCTTTGGGTTGAAGAAGTTAACCGACTTCAAAGGCAGGATGATCAGCAACACCATTGAGGGCCTGGAAATGGAGCTGATGAACAAACGAATCTGGTTTAAGTTGATTGGTGATTTCAATGCGTATAACATCCTGGCAGTGTTTGGTGCGGCTATGTTATTTGATCAGGATCCTGATCAAACCCTTACCATTCTTTCATCGCTTCATAGTGCGCCCGGCAGGTTTGAGTTGGTTTTACCCGGTTCAAAAATTATTGCCATTGTGGATTATGCTCACACACCCGATGCACTCAAGAATGTACTGGAAACAATTAAATCTTTCCGCACGGGCAATGAGCAGGTGATTACTGTAGTTGGCTGTGGAGGAAATCGTGATAAAACAAAGCGCCCCCTAATGGCCAGTATAGCCGTTCGGTTTAGTGATAAAGTTGTACTCACATCTGATAATCCACGCGATGAAGACCCCATGGAAATCATTCGCGAAATGCAAACCGGAATTGGTCCAAGTGATGCACGCAAAACATTAGTGATAGCCGATCGTGAAGAAGCTATTAAAACCGCCTGCATGATGGCCAATGAAAAGGACATCATACTGGTAGCAGGCAAAGGGCATGAAACGTATCAGGAAATAAAGGGTGTGAAACATCCATTTGACGACAGAGAAGTGGTGGAACGTATGTTAAAACTCGTTAATAGTTAATGATCAATTCTTAATGAGTCAATTAGACAATTAACATGAGGAACTATAGTGAAAACATAATTGTAAAAATGACTTTCCAGTTTGCATTGGAGATAATGGAATTTTCGGAGATACTACGTGACAAAAAGCGATTTGCTTTTGCTGATCAGGTATTGCGATCCGGATTCTGTCGGGGCTAATGTGAGAGAGGCACAAGGGGCAGAAAGTAAAGCTGACTTTATTCATAAAATGAAGATAGCACAGAAGGAAGCAGAGGAGACTGAGTACTGGTTAGAATTATGTGATTTCTCAAAAAGTTACCCAAAACCCGGAAAACTACTTAGTGATATAGAAAGTATTTTGAAAGTAATAAACAAGATTGTGTCAACCTCAAAAAAGGGAAGTAAATGATCTGCATTGAGAATTGGCTAATTGACGAATTGAAAATTAATTAAATGCTGTACTATCTATTCGATTATTTAGACAAACAATTCGACCTGATGGGAGCCGGTGTATTTAAGTACATCTCCTTTAGGGCGGGTATGGCTGCATTTTTCTCGTTGCTGATCACCATTACACTAGGAAAGTCCTTAATTAACCTGCTGCGAAAAAAACAAGTAGGTGAAGATATCCGCGACCTCGGCTTGGAAGGTCAAATACAAAAGAAGGGAACCCCGACCATGGGCGGGCTCATTATCATCGCGGCCATTCTGGTGCCTACATTATTGTTTGCACGATTGGATAATATCTATGTGATCCTGCTTATCGTGGCAACAATCTGGTTGGGATTCATCGGATTTCTGGATGATTATATCAAAGTATTTAAAAAGGATAAAGAAGGTCTTGCCGGCCGTTTCAAAATAGTTGGCCAGGTTGGGTTAGGATTAATTGTTGGACTTACCTTATACTTTAGTGATGCTGTTGTTGTGCGTGAGGTGCAACCCGAATCGCTGGCCAGTATCAGCACTTTAATGTTGTTTCAGGATGAGGAGGAAAGCCAGGAGCGTTTACTGAAATACAAAGATGTAAAGTCAACAAAAACAACTATTCCGTTCCTGAAGAATAATGAGCTTGATTATAAAAACGTTCTTCCGTTTATACCCGATACTTATACCTGGATTACCTATGTACTGGTAGTGATTATAGTGGTTACAGCAGTATCAAATGGTGCCAACATTACCGATGGCATAGATGGTTTGGCAGCGGGAACTTCCGGAATCATTGCGCTTACGTTAGCCATTTTCGCGTACCTCTCCGGCCGTGTCGATTTTTCCAGCTACCTCAACATTATGTACATACCCAACCTAAGCGAGTTGGTGATTTTTACAACTGCGTTGGTTGGTGCTTGCCTCGGTTTTCTATGGTACAATGCGTATCCGGCACAGGTATTTATGGGCGATACCGGAAGCTTAACCATTGGCGGAGTGATTGCCGTGCTGGCACTGGCGGTGCGCAAGGAATTATTGATTCCGGTAATCTGCGGAATTTTTCTGATCGAAAATCTTTCAGTGATCATTCAGGTATCATACTTCAAATACACAAAGAAAAAGTATGGAGAAGGCAGAAGAATATTTCTGATGTCGCCTCTGCATCACCATTACCAGAAAAAGAATTTGCATGAAGCTAAAATCGTAACACGGTTTTGGATTGTAGGGATTTTATTGGCCATACTAAGCTTAGCCACATTGAAATTGCGATGAACGAAAGGGTAGTCATATTAGGCGCTGGAGAAAGCGGAACAGGAGCAGCCTTGCTGGCAAAAGCAAAAGGTTACGAAGTCTTTGTGTCTGATCAGGGTGCGATAAAGGATAACTATCGCGATGACCTGATCCGGAATAAAATCGAGTTTGAAGAGGGTAAGCATTCTGAAGAAAAAGTTTTAAACGCAACATTAATAATAAAGAGTCCCGGTATTCCGGAGAAAGCTGAAATCATCAAAAAGATAAAAGCAAAAGGAATTGAAATCATTGATGAGATTGAGTTTGGATTCCGGTTTATCCATGGAAAGGTAATTGCCATTACCGGTACCAATGGAAAAACAACCACTACGTTACTTACTTATCATTTACTAAAAGCTGCAGGTTTTAATGTTGCGCTTGCCGGTAATGTAGGCGAAAGCCTGGCGCGCAAAGTAGCCCACGGCAATCACGATTGGTATGTGCTGGAGATCAGCAGTTTCCAGTTGGACGGCACAAAAACCTTCAAGCCTGCTATTGGCATCTTACTAAACATTACACCCGATCACCTCGATCGCTACGAGTATAAAATGGAGAATTATGTAGCCTCTAAATTCCGCATCATGCAGAATATGGATGCTGCTGATCACTTCATCTACTATGCTGATGATACCGTGATTGCTTCAGCGCTGAGAACTCAAAGGCCAACCCCACATTTGGTGACTATTAGTTTGAAGGATAAGAATCAGGTTTACTACGATGGAGCGGTAATGCAATTTGGTTTTGATGAAAGTTTCAGTGTTGAACAATCCGACACCACACTTAAAGGACCGCATAACCTCATCAATACGATGGCTGCAGTTTCGGCTGCTCATTTGGCTGGCGCAAAGCTTAAATCTATTCGTGAAGGATTGAAGACATTCAGGAATGCTCCTCACCGACTGGAACACGTGGGTACAATAAATGGTGTTGATTTTATTAATGACTCAAAAGCCACAAATGTCGATTCGGTTGTATATGCACTCGGCAGCTACAATCAACCACTTATCTGGATTGCCGGTGGTATTGATAAGGGCAATGACTACAATCTTATTAAAGATGACGTAAGCAAGAAGGTTAAAACACTTATCTGCCTCGGAACAGAAAACGAGAAGCTCAGGAGTTTTTTTGGTGGTGTGGTAAAAAACATTCTTGAAACGCAAAATGTTTCAGCGCTTGTTCGCATGGCACTGCAGGAAGCTAAGCCTGGTGATGTTGTGTTACTATCACCCGCCTGTGCAAGTTTTGATTTGTTTAAGAATTATGAGGACAGGGGTGACCAGTTTCGTAAAGCAGTTCAAGAATTAAAGAAGGAAGTTGAAAATCAATTGGTATGAATAAACTAAAAACATGGGCTGATGAAAATCTGCAAGGCGATCGAGTGATCTGGGCGGTAGTATTCATCCTATCGATGATCAGCATTTTAGTAGTATATAGCTCCATTGGTACGCTCGCCTACAAGCGTGCGGTAAGTCCTGAAAAATATTTGTTTACGCACACCATGCATGTGCTTATTGGCTTAACAGCCATGTGGTTTGCTCATCGGGTTGATTACCGGTATTATTCTCGTCTTTCACGTATAGCTCTTTGGATTAGTGTACCCCTTTTAATTTACACGTTCACAAACGGCTCTACCATTAATGATGCTGCCCGTTGGATTCAGATTCCGATTATAGGTTCATTCCAGCCTTCTGATTTTGCAAGCCTGGCCTTGATTGTAAACCTGGCCAGCATGCTATCGAAGCGGCAGCAAAACATTGATGACATTAAAGAGTCATTGATTCCTATATTATTCTGGTGTGGAATCATCTGCGGATTGATTGCCTTAACCAATATGTCGACTGCCGTACTGCTGCTCATGACCTGCATGTTAATCATGTTTATCGGCAGGGTTCCTTCAAAGTATCTCGCCATGTTGCTATTTGTTGGTGTTCTGTTTGGGTCTTTGGCGTTTAAGTTTGGTGTACGCGGAGGTACAGTAGTTACTCGTATTACTGATTTTGTTGAGTATGTAAAGGGTGAGAAGGAACTTCCCTTCCAAGCCAAACATGCGCACATTGCTGTGGCTACCGGAGGTGTAACCGGCAAGGGCCCGGGTAACAGTGATCAGCGAAATATTTTACCTCATCCGTATTCTGATTTTGTGTACGCTATTTTGATTGAAGAATATGGAATGATTGGTGGCGTAGTCGTGCTATTACTTTACCTGGTGTTATTGCATCGCGGTATGAAAGCAGCCTATAACAGTGAACGCGCTTTTGCCGGTTTACTCTCCGCGGGATTAAGTTTTGATATCGTCTGTCAGGCCATGATAAACATGGGTGTTGTGGTTGGATTGGGACCGATTACCGGACAAACGTTACCGTTGATCAGTATGGGGGGAACGTCTATGGTGTTTACGGGTTTGTCCCTTGGAATAATATTAAGTGTAAGCCGTGGTGAACGTGATGATGTGTGGGAACGAAAATCAACTGGAGCTGAACTAAAGGAAAATAAGAATATAGAAGCTAAGGCAGCTTAGAAGCTTCAAGCCTCTAGCTGCTAGCTAGTAGCTTGAAGCTAAAAGCTTAAAGAAAATTAAAAGAAAGAATTGAAAAGTAACCAACCATATCGACTAATCATCAGTGGAGGCGGAACGGGCGGGCATATTTTCCCCGCAGTGGCCATTGCTAATGAGTTTAAGGAGCGTCATCCAGATGCGGAGATACTCTTTGTGGGTGCCCAGGGGCGTATGGAGATGACACGTGTTCCGGAAGCGGGCTATAAGATTATTGGTTTGTGGATAAGTGGTTTACAACGTTCATTGAAATTATCAAACCTGTTATTCCCGGTTAAATTGGTGGTAAGCTACATCCGCGCCATGATGATCGTGAAGGAATATAAACCTCATATCGTAATTGGAACAGGCGGTTATGCCAGTGGCCCGATAATGATGGCTGCCACACGGTTGGGAATTCCTTCGGTTGTTCAGGAGCAAAATTCATTTGCAGGATTGGCCAACAAGCAAGTAGCAAAACGTGTGAGTAAAGTGTGTGTGGCATATGAGGGCATGGAGAAATATTTTCCAAAGCATAAACTTGTGCTTACCGGCAACCCGGTTCGTAAAGATATTCTTGATGTGAACGGAAAGCGTGAGCGTGCCTTGAATCAATTCGGATTTGATACCGGTACTAAAACGCTGTTGATCATAGGCGGAAGCCTGGGTGCACGAACCATCAATGAAAGCATTTTAAAGGGCATTGAAAAGTTGATTGATGCACAAATACAAGTTATCTGGCAAACGGGTAAAGGATACTATACAAACTGCCGGGCAAGTCTTGAGAAATACGATTTAAGAAGAATTCGGGTATATGACTTTTTAAAAGAAATGGACCTGGCCTATGCCGCAGCTGATGTTGTGATCTCCCGTGCAGGAGCGCTAGCCGTATCAGAACTATGTGTTACCGGTAAGGCCTGCATACTGGTTCCATCACCCAACGTAGCAGAAGATCACCAAACAAAAAATGCAAAAGCCCTGGCCGATCGGAATGCCGCTTTAATCGTAACCGATAAAGAAGCCGGTATAAAATTGGTGGAAGAAGCGTTGAAGCTACTGTTTGATGATCAACTAACTGCAAAACTGAAAGGGAATATAAACCTGATGGCCAAACCAAATGCCACACGCGATATCGTAAATGAAATCGAAAAATTGATTGGTGCTGATGATATGCCGGCTAAGAAAAGCAACAGCGGTCAGCCTTTAACCATGTTAGTGAATTGATAGAATGAATGGTTTAGATAAATATCGCAACATCTATTTTCTCGGTATTGGGGGTATCGGTATGAGTGCGCTTGCCCGTTGGTTTATCAAAAAGGGAGTAAAGGTGTCGGGTTACGACCGCACAGCTACCAGCTTAACCAGGCAATTGGAAGCAGAGGGAATGAATGTGCACTATGATGATTCGGTAAGTAACATTCCCGAAGAGATTCTTCGCGAACATGACAACACGTTGGTTGTATTTACACCGGCCATTCCCAAGGATCATAAAGAGTATAACTACTTGTTCCAGGAAGGATATACCATTCTTAAACGATCTGAAATATTAGGACTGATTACTAAAAACTACAAAACTGTAGCCGTGGCCGGTACACATGGAAAAACCACCACATCATCCATGGTGGCACATATTCTTAAGTCTGGAGGGAAAAACATGGTTGCATTTCTGGGAGGTATTACCACTAATTACGAATCAAACCTGGTGATGCACGGTAAGGTGGGTGAAGATACCATTGTTGTGGCTGAGGCGGACGAGTTTGATCGTTCATTCTTAAAACTTTTCCCTGAAATCGCCATCATCACCTCAGCCGATCCGGATCATCTTGACATTTACGGCAATCATGAAAGCATGATCACTTCTTTCAAAGATTTTATAAAGCAAATCAGTGCAAAAGGCACCTTAATTATACATGAATCCATTGCCGAAAAGTTAGCAGGTGATGTAACCTCGCTAACAAAAAATATTTACAGTATGAGCCGGGGACAATTTTTTGCCGGCAACATTACCGCGCATAGCGGATTTTTTGAATTTGACCTTATGGGCTTCGGCCCCAAGGCTGAACGGATCAGGCTCGGTGTCCCCGGTTTTCATAATGTAGAAAATGCCGTAGCGGCTGCTCTTGCTGCACAGGCCTGTGGTTTACAGGTGGCTGAAATTAAAACAGCGTTGGAGACCTTTCATGGTGTTAAGCGCAGGTTTGAATTTGTTTACCGAAACGATAAGGTAATTTTTATTGATGACTACGCTCACCATCCTACGGAGATCGAAGCGTTTCTTCGCTCTGTAAAATCCATGTATCCACGTAAAAAACTTACTGTGGTGTTTCAGCCGCATTTGTTTACTCGCACCCGTGATTTTGCTGATGGGTTTTCAAAAAGCCTGAGCCTGGCCGATGAGTTGTTTTTAATGGACATATACCCGGCCCGGGAATTACCGATTGCCGGTGTTGATTCTGATATGCTGATGAATGGAATTACCAGCCCGGTGAAAATACGTTGTGGCAAAACCGACTTGATGGAAAAACTTGACCAACACGAGGTAGAGTTGATCGCCACAGTAGGTGCAGGTGACATCGATACGTTTGTACAACCGATTAAAACTATGTTGGAGAAGCGCTATGAAAATTAAATTCAACATTGGTAAGAAGCTTAAAATAGCCATCGTATTGGCGGTACTGTTTGGTGTTATTGGTTTTAGCGAACGCCAGAACAGTGATGTTACGGTAAGGGAGGTTGTTATTAAAATTGAAAACCTTCACGAAAACCATTTCATCGATGAGCAGGATATTGTTGAGTT is part of the Cyclobacteriaceae bacterium genome and harbors:
- a CDS encoding UDP-N-acetylmuramate--L-alanine ligase, with the protein product MNGLDKYRNIYFLGIGGIGMSALARWFIKKGVKVSGYDRTATSLTRQLEAEGMNVHYDDSVSNIPEEILREHDNTLVVFTPAIPKDHKEYNYLFQEGYTILKRSEILGLITKNYKTVAVAGTHGKTTTSSMVAHILKSGGKNMVAFLGGITTNYESNLVMHGKVGEDTIVVAEADEFDRSFLKLFPEIAIITSADPDHLDIYGNHESMITSFKDFIKQISAKGTLIIHESIAEKLAGDVTSLTKNIYSMSRGQFFAGNITAHSGFFEFDLMGFGPKAERIRLGVPGFHNVENAVAAALAAQACGLQVAEIKTALETFHGVKRRFEFVYRNDKVIFIDDYAHHPTEIEAFLRSVKSMYPRKKLTVVFQPHLFTRTRDFADGFSKSLSLADELFLMDIYPARELPIAGVDSDMLMNGITSPVKIRCGKTDLMEKLDQHEVELIATVGAGDIDTFVQPIKTMLEKRYEN
- the murD gene encoding UDP-N-acetylmuramoyl-L-alanine--D-glutamate ligase, which encodes MNERVVILGAGESGTGAALLAKAKGYEVFVSDQGAIKDNYRDDLIRNKIEFEEGKHSEEKVLNATLIIKSPGIPEKAEIIKKIKAKGIEIIDEIEFGFRFIHGKVIAITGTNGKTTTTLLTYHLLKAAGFNVALAGNVGESLARKVAHGNHDWYVLEISSFQLDGTKTFKPAIGILLNITPDHLDRYEYKMENYVASKFRIMQNMDAADHFIYYADDTVIASALRTQRPTPHLVTISLKDKNQVYYDGAVMQFGFDESFSVEQSDTTLKGPHNLINTMAAVSAAHLAGAKLKSIREGLKTFRNAPHRLEHVGTINGVDFINDSKATNVDSVVYALGSYNQPLIWIAGGIDKGNDYNLIKDDVSKKVKTLICLGTENEKLRSFFGGVVKNILETQNVSALVRMALQEAKPGDVVLLSPACASFDLFKNYEDRGDQFRKAVQELKKEVENQLV
- the mraY gene encoding phospho-N-acetylmuramoyl-pentapeptide-transferase, with protein sequence MLYYLFDYLDKQFDLMGAGVFKYISFRAGMAAFFSLLITITLGKSLINLLRKKQVGEDIRDLGLEGQIQKKGTPTMGGLIIIAAILVPTLLFARLDNIYVILLIVATIWLGFIGFLDDYIKVFKKDKEGLAGRFKIVGQVGLGLIVGLTLYFSDAVVVREVQPESLASISTLMLFQDEEESQERLLKYKDVKSTKTTIPFLKNNELDYKNVLPFIPDTYTWITYVLVVIIVVTAVSNGANITDGIDGLAAGTSGIIALTLAIFAYLSGRVDFSSYLNIMYIPNLSELVIFTTALVGACLGFLWYNAYPAQVFMGDTGSLTIGGVIAVLALAVRKELLIPVICGIFLIENLSVIIQVSYFKYTKKKYGEGRRIFLMSPLHHHYQKKNLHEAKIVTRFWIVGILLAILSLATLKLR
- a CDS encoding FtsW/RodA/SpoVE family cell cycle protein, which gives rise to MNKLKTWADENLQGDRVIWAVVFILSMISILVVYSSIGTLAYKRAVSPEKYLFTHTMHVLIGLTAMWFAHRVDYRYYSRLSRIALWISVPLLIYTFTNGSTINDAARWIQIPIIGSFQPSDFASLALIVNLASMLSKRQQNIDDIKESLIPILFWCGIICGLIALTNMSTAVLLLMTCMLIMFIGRVPSKYLAMLLFVGVLFGSLAFKFGVRGGTVVTRITDFVEYVKGEKELPFQAKHAHIAVATGGVTGKGPGNSDQRNILPHPYSDFVYAILIEEYGMIGGVVVLLLYLVLLHRGMKAAYNSERAFAGLLSAGLSFDIVCQAMINMGVVVGLGPITGQTLPLISMGGTSMVFTGLSLGIILSVSRGERDDVWERKSTGAELKENKNIEAKAA
- the murG gene encoding undecaprenyldiphospho-muramoylpentapeptide beta-N-acetylglucosaminyltransferase, which gives rise to MKSNQPYRLIISGGGTGGHIFPAVAIANEFKERHPDAEILFVGAQGRMEMTRVPEAGYKIIGLWISGLQRSLKLSNLLFPVKLVVSYIRAMMIVKEYKPHIVIGTGGYASGPIMMAATRLGIPSVVQEQNSFAGLANKQVAKRVSKVCVAYEGMEKYFPKHKLVLTGNPVRKDILDVNGKRERALNQFGFDTGTKTLLIIGGSLGARTINESILKGIEKLIDAQIQVIWQTGKGYYTNCRASLEKYDLRRIRVYDFLKEMDLAYAAADVVISRAGALAVSELCVTGKACILVPSPNVAEDHQTKNAKALADRNAALIVTDKEAGIKLVEEALKLLFDDQLTAKLKGNINLMAKPNATRDIVNEIEKLIGADDMPAKKSNSGQPLTMLVN